In Antechinus flavipes isolate AdamAnt ecotype Samford, QLD, Australia chromosome 3, AdamAnt_v2, whole genome shotgun sequence, a genomic segment contains:
- the SBSN gene encoding suprabasin isoform X3 — protein sequence MQPATLVSTCSFLLLLGVLPGWTAENDPIGKVIEGINHGLTSAEREMGKALDGINRGITQAGREVEKVFNGLSSIGKEASREVDKGVQGINHSLDQLAHGVNHATGQAGKETEKVIHGANQGVNNAGKEVDKGIHDVNHAVGQAGKEVEKFGQGVNHAAGQAGKEVEKLDQGINYSAGQAGKEVDRFGQGVNNAFGQAGKEVDRFGQGVNHAAGQAGKEVDRFGQGVNNAAGQAGKEVDRFGQGVNHAAGQAGKEVDRFGQGVNNAAGQAGKEVDRFGQGVNHAAGQAGKEVDRFGQGVNNAFGQAGKEADKFNQGVNHAAGQAGKEVEKFGQGVNHAAGEAGKEVNKFGQGVNHAAGQAEKEIEKVNQGVNHAAGQAGKELEKVKEDVHHGVNQAGKEANQLLNGAHQGAGGSGAGVTPLYSGASVNMPFINLPALWRSIVNINP from the exons ATGCAGCCTGCCACCCTAGTCTCCACTTGCTCCTTCCTCCTGCTGTTGGGGGTCTTGCCCGGCTGGACAGCTGAAAATGACCCCATTGGGAAGGTCATTGAGGGCATCAACCATGGGCTGACCAGTGCTGAAAGGGAGATGGGCAAGGCCCTGGATGGCATCAATCGTGGGATCACTCAAGCTGGCAGAGAAGTAGAGAAAGTGTTCAACGGCCTTAGCAGCATTGGGAAGGAGGCTAGCAGGGAGGTAGACAAAGGTGTCCAAGGGATCAACCACAGCTTGGACCAACTGGCCCACGGAGTTAATCATGCTACTGGGCAGGCAGGCAAGGAGACAGAAAAAGTGATCCACGGCGCCAACCAAGGGGTCAACAACGCCGGGAAGGAGGTGGACAAGGGCATCCACGATGTGAATCATGCTGTCGGGCAGGCCGGGAAGGAGGTAGAGAAGTTTGGCCAGGGGGTCAACCATGCCGCTGGGCAGGCCGGGAAGGAGGTGGAGAAGTTGGACCAAGGGATCAACTATTCTGCTGGGCAGGCCGGGAAGGAAGTGGACAGATTTGGCCAAGGGGTCAACAATGCTTTTGGGCAGGCCGGGAAGGAAGTGGACAGATTTGGCCAAGGGGTCAACCATGCTGCTGGGCAGGCTGGGAAGGAAGTAGACAGATTTGGCCAAGGGGTCAATAATGCTGCTGGGCAGGCTGGGAAGGAAGTGGACAGATTTGGCCAAGGGGTCAACCATGCTGCTGGGCAGGCTGGGAAAGAAGTGGACAGATTTGGCCAAGGGGTCAACAATGCTGCTGGGCAGGCTGGGAAGGAAGTGGACAGATTTGGCCAAGGGGTCAACCATGCTGCTGGGCAGGCTGGGAAGGAA GTGGACAGATTTGGCCAAGGGGTCAACAATGCTTTTGGGCAGGCTGGGAAGGAAGCAGACAAATTTAACCAAGGGGTCAACCATGCTGCTGGGCAAGCagggaaagaagtagaaaagttTGGTCAAGGGGTCAACCATGCTGCTGGGGAAGCAGGGAAGGAGGTGAACAAGTTTGGCCAAGGGGTCAACCATGCTGCTGGACAGGCagagaaggagatagagaaggTTAACCAAGGGGTCAACCATGCTGCTGGGCAAGCTGGGaaagaactggagaaggtcaAGGAGGATGTCCACCATGGGGTCAACCAAGCCGGCAAGGAGGCCAACCAGCTGCTGAAT GGAGCTCACCAAGGAGCCGGCGGCAGCGGGGCAGGAGTCACACCCTTGTACTCTGGG GCCTCGGTCAACATGCCCTTCATCAACTTGCCAGCCCTGTGGAGA AGCATCGTCAACATCAACCCATGA
- the SBSN gene encoding suprabasin isoform X6: protein MQPATLVSTCSFLLLLGVLPGWTAENDPIGKVIEGINHGLTSAEREMGKALDGINRGITQAGREVEKVFNGLSSIGKEASREVDKGVQGINHSLDQLAHGVNHATGQAGKETEKVIHGANQGVNNAGKEVDKGIHDVNHAVGQAGKEVEKFGQGVNHAAGQAGKEVEKLDQGINYSAGQAGKEVDRFGQGVNNAFGQAGKEVDRFGQGVNHAAGQAGKEVDRFGQGVNNAFGQAGKEADKFNQGVNHAAGQAGKEVEKFGQGVNHAAGEAGKEVNKFGQGVNHAAGQAEKEIEKVNQGVNHAAGQAGKELEKVKEDVHHGVNQAGKEANQLLNGAHQGAGGSGAGVTPLYSGASVNMPFINLPALWRSIVNINP from the exons ATGCAGCCTGCCACCCTAGTCTCCACTTGCTCCTTCCTCCTGCTGTTGGGGGTCTTGCCCGGCTGGACAGCTGAAAATGACCCCATTGGGAAGGTCATTGAGGGCATCAACCATGGGCTGACCAGTGCTGAAAGGGAGATGGGCAAGGCCCTGGATGGCATCAATCGTGGGATCACTCAAGCTGGCAGAGAAGTAGAGAAAGTGTTCAACGGCCTTAGCAGCATTGGGAAGGAGGCTAGCAGGGAGGTAGACAAAGGTGTCCAAGGGATCAACCACAGCTTGGACCAACTGGCCCACGGAGTTAATCATGCTACTGGGCAGGCAGGCAAGGAGACAGAAAAAGTGATCCACGGCGCCAACCAAGGGGTCAACAACGCCGGGAAGGAGGTGGACAAGGGCATCCACGATGTGAATCATGCTGTCGGGCAGGCCGGGAAGGAGGTAGAGAAGTTTGGCCAGGGGGTCAACCATGCCGCTGGGCAGGCCGGGAAGGAGGTGGAGAAGTTGGACCAAGGGATCAACTATTCTGCTGGGCAGGCCGGGAAGGAAGTGGACAGATTTGGCCAAGGGGTCAACAATGCTTTTGGGCAGGCCGGGAAGGAAGTGGACAGATTTGGCCAAGGGGTCAACCATGCTGCTGGGCAGGCTGGGAAGGAA GTGGACAGATTTGGCCAAGGGGTCAACAATGCTTTTGGGCAGGCTGGGAAGGAAGCAGACAAATTTAACCAAGGGGTCAACCATGCTGCTGGGCAAGCagggaaagaagtagaaaagttTGGTCAAGGGGTCAACCATGCTGCTGGGGAAGCAGGGAAGGAGGTGAACAAGTTTGGCCAAGGGGTCAACCATGCTGCTGGACAGGCagagaaggagatagagaaggTTAACCAAGGGGTCAACCATGCTGCTGGGCAAGCTGGGaaagaactggagaaggtcaAGGAGGATGTCCACCATGGGGTCAACCAAGCCGGCAAGGAGGCCAACCAGCTGCTGAAT GGAGCTCACCAAGGAGCCGGCGGCAGCGGGGCAGGAGTCACACCCTTGTACTCTGGG GCCTCGGTCAACATGCCCTTCATCAACTTGCCAGCCCTGTGGAGA AGCATCGTCAACATCAACCCATGA
- the SBSN gene encoding suprabasin isoform X1: MQPATLVSTCSFLLLLGVLPGWTAENDPIGKVIEGINHGLTSAEREMGKALDGINRGITQAGREVEKVFNGLSSIGKEASREVDKGVQGINHSLDQLAHGVNHATGQAGKETEKVIHGANQGVNNAGKEVDKGIHDVNHAVGQAGKEVEKFGQGVNHAAGQAGKEVEKLDQGINYSAGQAGKEVDRFGQGVNNAFGQAGKEVDRFGQGVNHAAGQAGKEVDRFGQGVNNAAGQAGKEVDRFGQGVNHAAGQAGKEVDRFGQGVNNAAGQAGKEVDRFGQGVNHAAGQAGKEVDRFGQGVNNAFGQAGKEVDRFGQGVNHAAGQAGKEVDRFGQGVNNAFGQAGKEVDKFNQGVNHAAGQAGKEVEKFGQGVNHAAGQAGKEVDRFGQGVNNAFGQAGKEADKFNQGVNHAAGQAGKEVEKFGQGVNHAAGEAGKEVNKFGQGVNHAAGQAEKEIEKVNQGVNHAAGQAGKELEKVKEDVHHGVNQAGKEANQLLNGAHQGAGGSGAGVTPLYSGASVNMPFINLPALWRSIVNINP, translated from the exons ATGCAGCCTGCCACCCTAGTCTCCACTTGCTCCTTCCTCCTGCTGTTGGGGGTCTTGCCCGGCTGGACAGCTGAAAATGACCCCATTGGGAAGGTCATTGAGGGCATCAACCATGGGCTGACCAGTGCTGAAAGGGAGATGGGCAAGGCCCTGGATGGCATCAATCGTGGGATCACTCAAGCTGGCAGAGAAGTAGAGAAAGTGTTCAACGGCCTTAGCAGCATTGGGAAGGAGGCTAGCAGGGAGGTAGACAAAGGTGTCCAAGGGATCAACCACAGCTTGGACCAACTGGCCCACGGAGTTAATCATGCTACTGGGCAGGCAGGCAAGGAGACAGAAAAAGTGATCCACGGCGCCAACCAAGGGGTCAACAACGCCGGGAAGGAGGTGGACAAGGGCATCCACGATGTGAATCATGCTGTCGGGCAGGCCGGGAAGGAGGTAGAGAAGTTTGGCCAGGGGGTCAACCATGCCGCTGGGCAGGCCGGGAAGGAGGTGGAGAAGTTGGACCAAGGGATCAACTATTCTGCTGGGCAGGCCGGGAAGGAAGTGGACAGATTTGGCCAAGGGGTCAACAATGCTTTTGGGCAGGCCGGGAAGGAAGTGGACAGATTTGGCCAAGGGGTCAACCATGCTGCTGGGCAGGCTGGGAAGGAAGTAGACAGATTTGGCCAAGGGGTCAATAATGCTGCTGGGCAGGCTGGGAAGGAAGTGGACAGATTTGGCCAAGGGGTCAACCATGCTGCTGGGCAGGCTGGGAAAGAAGTGGACAGATTTGGCCAAGGGGTCAACAATGCTGCTGGGCAGGCTGGGAAGGAAGTGGACAGATTTGGCCAAGGGGTCAACCATGCTGCTGGGCAGGCTGGGAAGGAAGTGGACAGATTTGGCCAAGGGGTCAACAATGCTTTTGGGCAGGCCGGGAAGGAAGTGGACAGATTTGGCCAAGGGGTCAACCATGCTGCTGGGCAGGCTGGGAAGGAGGTGGACAGATTTGGCCAAGGAGTTAACAATGCTTTCGGGCAAGCTGGAAAGGAAGTGGACAAGTTTAACCAGGGAGTCAACCATGCTGCTGGTCAGGCTGGGAAGGAGGTAGAGAAATTTGGTCAAGGAGTCAACCATGCTGCTGGACAAGCAGGGAAGGAGGTGGACAGATTTGGCCAAGGGGTCAACAATGCTTTTGGGCAGGCTGGGAAGGAAGCAGACAAATTTAACCAAGGGGTCAACCATGCTGCTGGGCAAGCagggaaagaagtagaaaagttTGGTCAAGGGGTCAACCATGCTGCTGGGGAAGCAGGGAAGGAGGTGAACAAGTTTGGCCAAGGGGTCAACCATGCTGCTGGACAGGCagagaaggagatagagaaggTTAACCAAGGGGTCAACCATGCTGCTGGGCAAGCTGGGaaagaactggagaaggtcaAGGAGGATGTCCACCATGGGGTCAACCAAGCCGGCAAGGAGGCCAACCAGCTGCTGAAT GGAGCTCACCAAGGAGCCGGCGGCAGCGGGGCAGGAGTCACACCCTTGTACTCTGGG GCCTCGGTCAACATGCCCTTCATCAACTTGCCAGCCCTGTGGAGA AGCATCGTCAACATCAACCCATGA
- the SBSN gene encoding suprabasin isoform X4 yields the protein MQPATLVSTCSFLLLLGVLPGWTAENDPIGKVIEGINHGLTSAEREMGKALDGINRGITQAGREVEKVFNGLSSIGKEASREVDKGVQGINHSLDQLAHGVNHATGQAGKETEKVIHGANQGVNNAGKEVDKGIHDVNHAVGQAGKEVEKFGQGVNHAAGQAGKEVEKLDQGINYSAGQAGKEVDRFGQGVNNAFGQAGKEVDRFGQGVNHAAGQAGKEVDRFGQGVNNAFGQAGKEVDKFNQGVNHAAGQAGKEVEKFGQGVNHAAGQAGKEVDRFGQGVNNAFGQAGKEADKFNQGVNHAAGQAGKEVEKFGQGVNHAAGEAGKEVNKFGQGVNHAAGQAEKEIEKVNQGVNHAAGQAGKELEKVKEDVHHGVNQAGKEANQLLNGAHQGAGGSGAGVTPLYSGASVNMPFINLPALWRSIVNINP from the exons ATGCAGCCTGCCACCCTAGTCTCCACTTGCTCCTTCCTCCTGCTGTTGGGGGTCTTGCCCGGCTGGACAGCTGAAAATGACCCCATTGGGAAGGTCATTGAGGGCATCAACCATGGGCTGACCAGTGCTGAAAGGGAGATGGGCAAGGCCCTGGATGGCATCAATCGTGGGATCACTCAAGCTGGCAGAGAAGTAGAGAAAGTGTTCAACGGCCTTAGCAGCATTGGGAAGGAGGCTAGCAGGGAGGTAGACAAAGGTGTCCAAGGGATCAACCACAGCTTGGACCAACTGGCCCACGGAGTTAATCATGCTACTGGGCAGGCAGGCAAGGAGACAGAAAAAGTGATCCACGGCGCCAACCAAGGGGTCAACAACGCCGGGAAGGAGGTGGACAAGGGCATCCACGATGTGAATCATGCTGTCGGGCAGGCCGGGAAGGAGGTAGAGAAGTTTGGCCAGGGGGTCAACCATGCCGCTGGGCAGGCCGGGAAGGAGGTGGAGAAGTTGGACCAAGGGATCAACTATTCTGCTGGGCAGGCCGGGAAGGAAGTGGACAGATTTGGCCAAGGGGTCAACAATGCTTTTGGGCAGGCCGGGAAGGAAGTGGACAGATTTGGCCAAGGGGTCAACCATGCTGCTGGGCAGGCTGGGAAGGAA GTGGACAGATTTGGCCAAGGAGTTAACAATGCTTTCGGGCAAGCTGGAAAGGAAGTGGACAAGTTTAACCAGGGAGTCAACCATGCTGCTGGTCAGGCTGGGAAGGAGGTAGAGAAATTTGGTCAAGGAGTCAACCATGCTGCTGGACAAGCAGGGAAGGAGGTGGACAGATTTGGCCAAGGGGTCAACAATGCTTTTGGGCAGGCTGGGAAGGAAGCAGACAAATTTAACCAAGGGGTCAACCATGCTGCTGGGCAAGCagggaaagaagtagaaaagttTGGTCAAGGGGTCAACCATGCTGCTGGGGAAGCAGGGAAGGAGGTGAACAAGTTTGGCCAAGGGGTCAACCATGCTGCTGGACAGGCagagaaggagatagagaaggTTAACCAAGGGGTCAACCATGCTGCTGGGCAAGCTGGGaaagaactggagaaggtcaAGGAGGATGTCCACCATGGGGTCAACCAAGCCGGCAAGGAGGCCAACCAGCTGCTGAAT GGAGCTCACCAAGGAGCCGGCGGCAGCGGGGCAGGAGTCACACCCTTGTACTCTGGG GCCTCGGTCAACATGCCCTTCATCAACTTGCCAGCCCTGTGGAGA AGCATCGTCAACATCAACCCATGA
- the SBSN gene encoding suprabasin isoform X2, translating to MQPATLVSTCSFLLLLGVLPGWTAENDPIGKVIEGINHGLTSAEREMGKALDGINRGITQAGREVEKVFNGLSSIGKEASREVDKGVQGINHSLDQLAHGVNHATGQAGKETEKVIHGANQGVNNAGKEVDKGIHDVNHAVGQAGKEVEKFGQGVNHAAGQAGKEVEKLDQGINYSAGQAGKEVDRFGQGVNNAFGQAGKEVDRFGQGVNHAAGQAGKEVDRFGQGVNNAAGQAGKEVDRFGQGVNHAAGQAGKEVDRFGQGVNNAAGQAGKEVDRFGQGVNNAFGQAGKEVDKFNQGVNHAAGQAGKEVEKFGQGVNHAAGQAGKEVDRFGQGVNNAFGQAGKEADKFNQGVNHAAGQAGKEVEKFGQGVNHAAGEAGKEVNKFGQGVNHAAGQAEKEIEKVNQGVNHAAGQAGKELEKVKEDVHHGVNQAGKEANQLLNGAHQGAGGSGAGVTPLYSGASVNMPFINLPALWRSIVNINP from the exons ATGCAGCCTGCCACCCTAGTCTCCACTTGCTCCTTCCTCCTGCTGTTGGGGGTCTTGCCCGGCTGGACAGCTGAAAATGACCCCATTGGGAAGGTCATTGAGGGCATCAACCATGGGCTGACCAGTGCTGAAAGGGAGATGGGCAAGGCCCTGGATGGCATCAATCGTGGGATCACTCAAGCTGGCAGAGAAGTAGAGAAAGTGTTCAACGGCCTTAGCAGCATTGGGAAGGAGGCTAGCAGGGAGGTAGACAAAGGTGTCCAAGGGATCAACCACAGCTTGGACCAACTGGCCCACGGAGTTAATCATGCTACTGGGCAGGCAGGCAAGGAGACAGAAAAAGTGATCCACGGCGCCAACCAAGGGGTCAACAACGCCGGGAAGGAGGTGGACAAGGGCATCCACGATGTGAATCATGCTGTCGGGCAGGCCGGGAAGGAGGTAGAGAAGTTTGGCCAGGGGGTCAACCATGCCGCTGGGCAGGCCGGGAAGGAGGTGGAGAAGTTGGACCAAGGGATCAACTATTCTGCTGGGCAGGCCGGGAAGGAAGTGGACAGATTTGGCCAAGGGGTCAACAATGCTTTTGGGCAGGCCGGGAAGGAAGTGGACAGATTTGGCCAAGGGGTCAACCATGCTGCTGGGCAGGCTGGGAAGGAAGTAGACAGATTTGGCCAAGGGGTCAATAATGCTGCTGGGCAGGCTGGGAAGGAAGTGGACAGATTTGGCCAAGGGGTCAACCATGCTGCTGGGCAGGCTGGGAAAGAAGTGGACAGATTTGGCCAAGGGGTCAACAATGCTGCTGGGCAGGCTGGGAAGGAA GTGGACAGATTTGGCCAAGGAGTTAACAATGCTTTCGGGCAAGCTGGAAAGGAAGTGGACAAGTTTAACCAGGGAGTCAACCATGCTGCTGGTCAGGCTGGGAAGGAGGTAGAGAAATTTGGTCAAGGAGTCAACCATGCTGCTGGACAAGCAGGGAAGGAGGTGGACAGATTTGGCCAAGGGGTCAACAATGCTTTTGGGCAGGCTGGGAAGGAAGCAGACAAATTTAACCAAGGGGTCAACCATGCTGCTGGGCAAGCagggaaagaagtagaaaagttTGGTCAAGGGGTCAACCATGCTGCTGGGGAAGCAGGGAAGGAGGTGAACAAGTTTGGCCAAGGGGTCAACCATGCTGCTGGACAGGCagagaaggagatagagaaggTTAACCAAGGGGTCAACCATGCTGCTGGGCAAGCTGGGaaagaactggagaaggtcaAGGAGGATGTCCACCATGGGGTCAACCAAGCCGGCAAGGAGGCCAACCAGCTGCTGAAT GGAGCTCACCAAGGAGCCGGCGGCAGCGGGGCAGGAGTCACACCCTTGTACTCTGGG GCCTCGGTCAACATGCCCTTCATCAACTTGCCAGCCCTGTGGAGA AGCATCGTCAACATCAACCCATGA
- the SBSN gene encoding suprabasin isoform X5, which translates to MQPATLVSTCSFLLLLGVLPGWTAENDPIGKVIEGINHGLTSAEREMGKALDGINRGITQAGREVEKVFNGLSSIGKEASREVDKGVQGINHSLDQLAHGVNHATGQAGKETEKVIHGANQGVNNAGKEVDKGIHDVNHAVGQAGKEVEKFGQGVNHAAGQAGKEVEKLDQGINYSAGQAGKEVDRFGQGVNNAFGQAGKEVDRFGQGVNHAAGQAGKEVDRFGQGVNNAAGQAGKEVDRFGQGVNHAAGQAGKEVDRFGQGVNNAAGQAGKEVDRFGQGVNNAFGQAGKEADKFNQGVNHAAGQAGKEVEKFGQGVNHAAGEAGKEVNKFGQGVNHAAGQAEKEIEKVNQGVNHAAGQAGKELEKVKEDVHHGVNQAGKEANQLLNGAHQGAGGSGAGVTPLYSGASVNMPFINLPALWRSIVNINP; encoded by the exons ATGCAGCCTGCCACCCTAGTCTCCACTTGCTCCTTCCTCCTGCTGTTGGGGGTCTTGCCCGGCTGGACAGCTGAAAATGACCCCATTGGGAAGGTCATTGAGGGCATCAACCATGGGCTGACCAGTGCTGAAAGGGAGATGGGCAAGGCCCTGGATGGCATCAATCGTGGGATCACTCAAGCTGGCAGAGAAGTAGAGAAAGTGTTCAACGGCCTTAGCAGCATTGGGAAGGAGGCTAGCAGGGAGGTAGACAAAGGTGTCCAAGGGATCAACCACAGCTTGGACCAACTGGCCCACGGAGTTAATCATGCTACTGGGCAGGCAGGCAAGGAGACAGAAAAAGTGATCCACGGCGCCAACCAAGGGGTCAACAACGCCGGGAAGGAGGTGGACAAGGGCATCCACGATGTGAATCATGCTGTCGGGCAGGCCGGGAAGGAGGTAGAGAAGTTTGGCCAGGGGGTCAACCATGCCGCTGGGCAGGCCGGGAAGGAGGTGGAGAAGTTGGACCAAGGGATCAACTATTCTGCTGGGCAGGCCGGGAAGGAAGTGGACAGATTTGGCCAAGGGGTCAACAATGCTTTTGGGCAGGCCGGGAAGGAAGTGGACAGATTTGGCCAAGGGGTCAACCATGCTGCTGGGCAGGCTGGGAAGGAAGTAGACAGATTTGGCCAAGGGGTCAATAATGCTGCTGGGCAGGCTGGGAAGGAAGTGGACAGATTTGGCCAAGGGGTCAACCATGCTGCTGGGCAGGCTGGGAAAGAAGTGGACAGATTTGGCCAAGGGGTCAACAATGCTGCTGGGCAGGCTGGGAAGGAA GTGGACAGATTTGGCCAAGGGGTCAACAATGCTTTTGGGCAGGCTGGGAAGGAAGCAGACAAATTTAACCAAGGGGTCAACCATGCTGCTGGGCAAGCagggaaagaagtagaaaagttTGGTCAAGGGGTCAACCATGCTGCTGGGGAAGCAGGGAAGGAGGTGAACAAGTTTGGCCAAGGGGTCAACCATGCTGCTGGACAGGCagagaaggagatagagaaggTTAACCAAGGGGTCAACCATGCTGCTGGGCAAGCTGGGaaagaactggagaaggtcaAGGAGGATGTCCACCATGGGGTCAACCAAGCCGGCAAGGAGGCCAACCAGCTGCTGAAT GGAGCTCACCAAGGAGCCGGCGGCAGCGGGGCAGGAGTCACACCCTTGTACTCTGGG GCCTCGGTCAACATGCCCTTCATCAACTTGCCAGCCCTGTGGAGA AGCATCGTCAACATCAACCCATGA